In Helianthus annuus cultivar XRQ/B chromosome 8, HanXRQr2.0-SUNRISE, whole genome shotgun sequence, a single genomic region encodes these proteins:
- the LOC110871568 gene encoding uncharacterized protein LOC110871568: protein MSWQRWIKPEVYPLMVPIAGVIGLVATQLVRNISTNPDVRVTKENRAAGILENHSEGEKYAEHRLRKFVRGRTPQIMPSINDYFTRE from the exons ATGTCTTGGCAGAGATGGATTAAACCCGAG GTTTACCCTTTAATGGTACCAATTGCGGGAGTTATTGGACTAGTTGCAACGCAACTTGTACGTAACATATCCACCAATCCTGATGTGAG GGTTACTAAAGAAAATAGAGCCGCGGGGATCTTGGAGAACCATAGCGAGGGTGAAAAGTACGCGGAGCATAGATTAAGAAAGTTTGTTCGAGGTCGGACCCCTCAGATCATGCCATCAATCAACGACTATTTTACTCGGGAGTAA
- the LOC110871569 gene encoding glyceraldehyde-3-phosphate dehydrogenase, cytosolic — protein sequence MGSDKKIKIGINGFGRIGRLVARVALQRDDIELVAVNDPFISTDYMTYMFKYDTVHGQWKHHELKVKDEKTLLFGEKPVSVFGFRNPEEIPWGAAGADFVVESTGVFTDKDKAAAHLKGGAKKVVISAPSGNAPMFVVGVNEHEYTPDLNIVSNASCTTNCLAPLAKVINDRFGIVEGLMTTVHAMTATQKTVDGPSMKDWRGGRAASFNIIPSSTGAAKAVGKVLPALNGKLTGMAFRVPTVDVSVVDLTVRLEKKATYEQVKAAIKEESEGKLKGILGYVDEDVVSTDFVGDSRSSIFDAKAGIALNDNFLKLVSWYDNEWGYSSRVIDLIVHIASVEA from the exons ATGG GATCTGACAAGAAGATTAAGATCGGAATCAACG GATTTGGAAGAATCGGTCGTCTAGTTGCTAGAGTTGCACTTCAGAGAGATGATATCGAGCTTGTTGCTGTTAACGATCCGTTTATCTCCACTGATTATATG ACATACATGTTCAAGTATGACACTGTTCATGGCCAATGGAAGCATCATGAACTTAAGGTTAAGGATGAGAAGACTCTTCTCTTCGGTGAGAAGCCAGTCAGTGTTTTTGGCTTCAG GAACCCAGAAGAAATCCCATGGGGCGCAGCTGGAGCCGACTTTGTGGTCGAGTCTACTGGAGTCTTCACAGACAAGGACAAGGCTGCTGCTCACTTGAAG GGTGGTGCCAAAAAGGTTGTTATCTCCGCTCCTAGTGGCAATGCTCCCATGTTTGTTGTGGGTGTCAATGAACACGAATACACACCTGACCTTAACATCGTTTCAAACGCTAGCTGCACAACTAACTGCCTTGCTCCTTTGGCTAAG GTGATCAATGATAGGTTTGGCATTGTTGAGGGTCTTATGACAACAGTCCATGCCATGACTG CCACCCAAAAGACCGTTGATGGTCCGTCAATGAAGGACTGGAGAGGTGGAAGAGCCGCTTCGTTCAACATTATCCCCAGCAGCACTGGAGCTGCCAAG GCTGTTGGCAAAGTTTTGCCAGCTCTTAATGGCAAATTGACCGGAATGGCGTTCCGCGTACCAACCGTAGATGTCTCAGTTGTTGATTTGACTGTGAGACTTGAGAAGAAGGCTACCTATGAGCAGGTCAAGGCTGCAATTAA GGAGGAATCAGAAGGAAAACTTAAGGGTATTTTAGGATACGTCGATGAAGATGTTGTATCCACCGACTTTGTTGGTGACAGCAGGTCAAGCATCTTTGATGCCAAGGCTGGAATTGCTTTGAACGACAACTTTTTGAAACTTGTCTCTTGGTATGACAACGAATGGGGATACAG CTCGCGTGTTATTGACTTGATTGTCCACATTGCATCTGTGGAAGCCTAA